TCATCTGAGATGTTCTTTGCCTGGCTAcagtatctgaaaaaaaaaattatgctgctGATTTCCTCTGGAGTTACAAAGAAAACTCCTATAAGCACACCAAACATTATAGAAATAAGGAGATAGATTTCACTGACATCTACATATATACACTTTGgtgtaaaataacttaaaatattcacCAAGCTATGTAAAACAACTTCcttatatgattttaatttcagtactatttctattcttttaagtAGACACTTTTTAGAGGCCAAGGAGCTAGTATAGCAAGAAtgtgtagcaggtagggtgcttgtcttgcacacgctgacttgggctcaatccccagaattccatccggttcccctgagccccaccaagagtaactcgtgagcacagagccaggaataagctctgagcaccatcagatatgcACCCCACCCTAAAATTAAAGCTATTGTACTGACTCAAATGAAAGATCTTTCTAAAGGATTGGAACCGTTTTTGTCTGCCTTAGTCTTGAGTTGGAAAActgtccctttttcttttctgttgaactttttcctgttttcctttgGAAGCCCAGATCCCCTCCTGCTATGCTTTTATCTGAGTGCTTGCAACTCCCTGCCGCAAAGTTCTTGAATCTTTGATAGCCCACCGTATGTGTCCTCTGCTACAGAGAGGATACAAGTTCTCCCACAGATAAGACTGACACATTCCTCTGGGGCTGTGTCCGGTGGGGgcctggaggtgggtgggaaggagcGTGGCTTCTGGCTGGTGTGTGATACGAGCATTCACACAGCCAATGGAAGAGGCCGCCTTGGGCTAGAAGCCGTTCTCCTATGGTCTCATCTCCCACCTGTAGAAAGAAATGTCACAGCTTCTGTTTCTGAGGATCAGAGGCACCAGGTTTCAGGCATGGTGTCCTGAACAAAAGGTGCTTCCTTTCAAAACCCTGATTTCTCCCATCTATAAAATGAACATGAAAGGGGATACCTGGGCCATAGGATTGTTGTTAAGGCTGAAGAGGAATACACATGAGGTGACATCAGGCACAGTACTGATCTCGAGTGTGCCAGCTTACCCAGCCAGAAGGATCCTTGCAAGTCCAAGTGGATAAATTCTCACTGGGTGGGCATTCTCTGTAGTTCTCACAAATACCATCGAAAACCCTAAAAAACACTCAGGCTTCCGATTCAAATGCCTACCTACATCAAAAGATAACGTTGACCTTCTATAAAACTGTTCTCCTGGGTTCTTTTGTTTAACTTAGATTTAAAGgaggcccctccacccccctcctggGCCTCCCTACCTAGTAAAGTTGGTTATAAACACCACTCAGCCATTCAAGTCCAAATGAAGTCAAGTGGGTATTTGATTACAAGTTTGATTAATGAAACCCAGACCTGAGATTCAACTGTAAGCCATTCCAGGTTCTTTAAGTCTCAGAAATGTTTGAGCTAAAAAACACCTCGGATACAAGTCATTCAGATTACGGGTACCCCTTCGAAAGGGCCCTCACGGCCTCTCGTTTTGAAGTATGGCCTTTTTCTGGGGGAGCTTAGTTTttgctggtgggggggggttgtccTTTCTGCCACCAACAAAATCTTCTGAACGTGCTGTGGTTCAGGTCATCTGTGTTTATAAGATAAACAGACTACCATGTAATCTATGAAATCAAAGGTGGTCTTATCAGCAGGCAAAAATGCTTCTATCCTAGTGCATCAAAGTTGTTCAACAAGTTTCCAGAACAGTATCAGAAAGGTAAAAGTCTTAAAGAGGTCACTCATGGTCAATCAAAGTTTGTGTGAATTTAATACCCATATCTTATGAAATTAGAAGAAGGGCAAGCACGGCATTTTTTTCCGCAAAGGCACTGGAAAGCGGATGGTATAAGACAGCAGATAAATCAAAGGCTCAGTAGAGGAAGACAAAATGCTGATCATCAGGAAGATGTTAGAAAGAGCTGGGCAGGAAGGGCCGCCCACGTTTTCACATGCCGTTCATGCTGTTGCTTTCCCACCATTTCTCAGTGAGGGtttctttcttcagtttcttaagtattttattttcagagaaacatAAATGAGTTCCCTAATTCTAAATGAACATTATTGTTGGGCAGTGATTAAAAGGGCGTtcagcattaaaaataattcctgCTTTAAAGAAATAGGGTTCAGGGCAATGACTTATTTTGAACTCTGGGAGTTAATTTGACCCTAGTCTCTGCAGTGTACAGATAATTGAAAGTCATCTGTGCTATTATGATGGCTATCCTGAATGTTATTCTGTTTTATACAGAAAATAGTTAAAAGAAATGGATGTGAATAAGAACTTGAGTGCCCTTTCTATATAAGAATTTAGCATTTTTGGGGtggtggagagatagtctagaAGTAGAAGCATTTGCTTTGGAAGGGGCGAACTCAGATTgacttctggcaccacatatggtccctcagccccactagaagtgacccctCTACGTAtcaaggagtaattccagaataccaccagctatggccccccactatcatgtgtgtgtgtgtttaaaatatctgtatatgtatgtgttctgtatgtatgtatgtatgtatgtatgttttttaagtattttccaAGAGACTAGGTTTGTTTTTTTGATCAGTCTTAATGACAACTAAagcttactttttctttttgaattttcatttgaGGTAGGATATACTATTTATTACACTGACAGTTCTACGGATTATTTGTCATTGTATGAAAGGAGACAGTACTAGCCCTTTCTGATCCAGTGTAGAGCTGTCATAATGGCTCAACCATGGGGCCATTGGAAGCATCTGTCGTCTCTAGTAAGAGCTGTTTGTTCCAGGAAGATTGAGGCACCACGCAGTCTCATGGAAATGTGCCATTTTTTACTAAAAGACAGCTATGAAATAAGTGAAAAAACTTAGGAAATATGTAGGcttttttttaacctattattattttgaagaaGGTCCCAATACTCTTCTAAATATGAGTGGGTTTGAAGAAACTCGGTAAACATTATctgtttagggaaaaaaaaaaacatccccAGCACTGGTTTCCTATAGTCACTAATGTTGgttgtgttctgttttgttttgttttatttgtaggCGTCTGAATACTTTAAACAAATGTGCGGTTATGAAGCTGGAAATCAGTCCTCATCGGAAAAGAGTgagtatataaaataatacaataggATGGGAGGGAACGGAGAGGACTGAAATTGGATGTGAGTTTGGTTTCTTCAAGCTCCTATTTTCTTATTCTGAAATGTCTACTTTTTAATGCTATATTCCAATCAACTTTACCAAAGACTATGTGTGTACTTGTATGTAAATGAAACCCCTAGTTGCAGCCAGCCAAAACAGTGCTTTTCTGACTACGAACAAACCCGTATTATTATTTTGCCTTAGTGGTTCACTGCTCCCCATCTCATATTCATATGGCATTACCCCTTATGACAGAGATGAGGTTTAAAGCCCAGTGGATTTTGCTGCACCCCCTAGAGAAATTAAAGCTTCAGTcttgcaggctggagtgatagcacagcgggtagggcctttgccttgcacacagccgaccctggtttgattcccagtatctcatatggtcccctgagcaccaccaggggtaattcctgagtgcagagccaggagtgacccctatgcatcaccgggtgtgacctaaaaagaaaaaaaaaagaagcaaaaaaaaaaagcttcagtcTTGGGAGTGTCTTTCTCTTCCCATCAAGAACAGCAACTACATTTCAAAGCTGTAGGGCTAGAAGTGAAGGCTGGagttgaaaattcattttttgtgACTCATCATTAAAAGATGAGTCAAAGAAAATGAATGGAGGGCATcgtggtgggagggaacccaTACATTCTTCCTAGTTGAGTGGTGACACTGAATTGGGGGTGATTTCTTCTGCACAGGGGGCATGAGGATTTCTCATGAGGCCCCGGGAGAAGGGGTGGGTGTAGCACTGAGATTGTCTATCACAAGTTGAATAGGAGGACATTTTCTGAACAAATTCTGACTGCTCAGAGTGCATGCTAATTTTCTGCGAGTCTCTGACCTACAAGTTGCCTTCTTGGGGAAGGAAAATCTTTTCAACACATGAACTGAAACTTAAGCACTGCTGAGCTGTGGAGAAGAAACTAAAAAGCTGGCGCTGATGCCTCCACTCACTGTCCTGTGAAACTCGGGTCGTACTATCTGTCCCCGGGCTGGTGGGAAAGACATACATTAGACAGAATTCCTGCGTCTTTTGATGTCCCTTCTGTAAGGCTTAGATACAGTCTTTTTGTTACAGTTGAACCCTGCGTCCTGCACATAATCAGGCAAAATCAGCAAAGACGTCACGAGTGTTTATGAACGTTCTGTGCTGTCGGGGCTGGGTATTTGTGGAACCTTGTTAAATTGCCTGGAGCATGTCTGAAGGTGAAATTTCCCAGGACAGTTGTGGTATTAGTTGTAGATCCACGtctggtggggggagaggggaggtggagggagagatgACAGGAACAGGTAAGAAGTTAAAAAGTACCAGACCCAGGGAGATGGAGAGTGGGGAGAACGTGACTCCCTGCCCTCAGGCCTTACTCGGAGATCTTGCAGACTTTGCCAGAGTGGCTCCGGAGTTTAGTTGCCCTTTTCTTAGTGTTGGAAAACGGCCTCTTTAATTGCAAAAGGGAATCTAAACATATCCTATCAACAGCCAGCAGAATTGGAGACTGACCAGAGGGAGTCCTACCCGTTGTTGACTCCAGTTCAAAATACTTTGCATGCCTGGAATTTTCACTCGTGGTAGAGGTTCCTGGTGTGACTGGAAGCACGGGCTTATAGATCCCAGCATTTCCATAAAATCACTTTTAATAGTTAACTCTTGGCTAGATCGAAACctgttaaattctttttaattgtttttttgggggatgggggctcACCTGACAgtccttggggcttactcctgcctctgcactcaggggacattcctggtgggacttgggaaccCTGCATTTTGCCAAAccacctgggttggccttgtgcaaggcaagcaccctacctattgtactattgctctggccactgtCTTTAAATTCTTAATTACATCTGCAAGATGTAATTCTTAATTACATCttcactcttaaaaaaaaattaaattaaattaaaaaatgtcctAGGAGAGAAACAGACGCTGGTACCAGGTGGGACCCCTGGCCAGACCTCGAACCCTTAGTTCCCTTCTGCGCCCTGCTGGCGAGGGTCCCCAGCACACCAATGACTCTGTTTTTTGTCCTTGCAGAGCGAAGATTCGGACGAAGATGAGCCCTGTGCAATAAGCGGCAAGTGGACTTTCCAGAGGGACAGCAAGAGGTGGTCACGGCTGGAAGAGTTTGATGTCTTTTTGCCCAAGCAGGACCCCGTGCCTGGATCCCCAGACAGCAGCCACCTGCAGAGTGCGCCGAGCCACGAGAGCATGCTGACCGACCTCAGCGAGCGCCAGGAGGTGGCCTCTGTGCGCAGCctgcccacccccgcgccccagaGCCGGGACGCCGCCACGCCCCGCACCAACTCGGTCACCAGCGTCTGCTCCTCCGGCCACCTGGTGGGCAATGAGGACTCCTTCTGCAGCCTGCCCTCCCCCAAGGAACTGTCCAGCTTCAGCTTCAGCCTGAAGGGCCAGGAGAAGAGCGGCAAGTCCAAGGCACGCAGCCTGCTGAAGCGCATGGAGAGCCTGAAGCTCCGCGGCTCCCAGCACGGCAAGCACAAAGCACCATCCAAGCTGATCATCAGCGGGCCGGTCCTGCAGGAGGGCGTGGACGAGGAGAAGCTGAAGCAGCTCAACTGCGTGGAGATCTCGGCCCTCAACGGCAATCACATCAACGTCCCCATGGTACGAAAGAGGAGCGTCTCCAATTCCACGCAGACCAGTAGTAGTAGCAGCCAGTCGGAGACCAGCAGCGCTGTGAGCACGCCCAGCCCCATCACCCGGACCCGCAGCCTCAGCGCCTGCCACAAGCGGGTGGGCATGTACCTGGAGGGCTTCGACCCCTTCAACCAGTCCACATTCAACAATGTGATGGAACAGAACTTTAAGAACCGCGGCAACAACTACCCAGAGGACACGGTCTTCTACATTCCAGAGGACCACAAGCCTGGCACTTTCCCAAAGGCCCTCTCCAACGGCAGTTTCTCTCCCTCGGGGAACAGCGGCTCAGTGAACTGGAGGACCGGAAGCTTCCACGGCCCTGGCCACATCAGCCTGCGGAGGGAGAACAGCGGCGACAGCCCCAAGGAGCTGAAGCGTCGCAATTCCTCCAGCTCCGTGAGCAGCCGCCTGAGCATCTACGACAACGTGCCCGGCTCCCTCCTCTACTCCAGTTCCGGTGACCTGGTTGACCTGGAGAACGAGGACATCTTTCCAGAGCTGGATGACATCCTGTACCACGTGAAGGGGATGCAGAGGATTGTCAACCAGTGGTCAGAGAAGTTTTCTGATGAGGGCGACTCGGACTCAGCCCTGGATTCTGTCTCTCCCTGCCCATCCTCTCCCAAACAGATACACCTGGACGTGGACCACGACCGAGCCACGCCCAGCGACCTGGACAGCACAGGCAACTCACTGAACGAGCCGGAGGAGCCCTCAGACATCCCCGAGAGGAGGGATTCGGGTGTTGGGGCCTCCCTGACCAGATGTAACAGGTAAGAATGTGTCACTTCTCCCTCCAGATGGAGGGCTCAGGGAGGCGGTCAGAGGAAGCTGTTTCCACTGCCAGCCAGGGAGACTGGGATTAGTGCTGGCCTCTTTGCCTACTAGTTCCCAAGGAAATCCATAGGACAGATTTCCAGAAAGAGGATGTCTGAAATGACCCTGTTCCCTGGCTACCAAGTCTTCAAAGGGGATCGGACGGGCCAGGTTATATTCTGTACATTTCCTCGCAGAGAGAAAGAACGAGAAAAATGCGGATCACGTCCTCTCACGTGCTAGGATGCAGCCCCCGCGAGCAGTCCCCCTGCAGGTTTTCTGTGGAGACCTCGATGGTCACTCACCACCTCCTGCCCTTCTCTCCTGCAGGCACAGGCTGAGATGGCACAGTTTCCAGAGCTCTCATCGGCCGAGCTTAAACTCCATGTCACTACAGATCAACTGCCAGTCTGTGGTCCAGATGAACCTGCTGCAGAAGTACTCGCTCCTGAAGCTGACCGCCCTGCTGGAGAAGTACACGCCTTCCAACAAGCATGGCTTTAGCTGGTAAGGGGGCAACGGTTCCACCAGTGTCACTGAGGACAGTCGCCGTCAGCTCCTGGAGGCTGTCCCAACACGGAGCAGATTCTCTTTCTCTCAGCCAGTTGGCCTCTGCACTCCTGAGGCCCTGTTGGATACTGCCCAACAAGTGGCCTCAGGGAATTACCCAGTACATTGGGTTGATTGAATTTTCACACCTCTCCACGTGACACAGCAGCAGCTGTTGGGGCAAGAATGGGCAACTCATTTACAGGCGCCTTCTTCTCCGTGCTAAAGTGGGAATGTGTGGGAGGCCTCAGCTCAGACTGTGGAAGAAGACTCAGCTTAGAACCTCTTTGACTGAGAAGGCGTAAGGGGACGCGCTTTGAAATGTGCCAGATGCACCACACCTGGCCTTTTATTCTGATTGTTTGTTAGAGACTCCTTTGTTTTtggtgttggttttggtttttgaaccacacccatgatgctcagggatcactcttggcagtacttgggagcaCTGTATCTGGTGCCagaaatgatgctcaggggactacatttGCTGCCAAGACAAGCactctccctactgtactattaatGGGAACTAGATACTTACTTTTGATGTGACTATTTGCAGCATCATTCAGAAAATTCATCTTATAAATTTAGCAAATTTTGGTTTCAAACACAAGCTTTCCAACTGTAGTACATTTCAGAAATTTACCTCTAAGATATGGACTAAAatgtccataaaaataaaatgtgcttgtTCTTAATTTTGGTGGTGCAAATCCGAGAGCTGCCTCTAGGTTGCCATCCCAGCGCCTGTGACAGTGTCAGCCTTTAGGACCTTTTTCTAATCCAAGTGTTAATTACCCAGTGGTCCAACTCCAAACGGGGACGTGGCCAATTTCATTAGTGATGCTGTGAGCAAACTGGAAATTGAGTGGCTGAGCCCAGTGACCAGTCCCTCTCTCCCGAGCTCCTCCTCTCCTAAAGACTTGTAGTGCGTCTCTTCAGCATCAAAGCACCTCCTGTTCAAGGGCTGTTATTATGTGAGCCTGGCTAAATACAGAAGTTGTTTGTTCTGAATGACAGAAATAAGTATTGACCGGTTTCTTCACACATGCCTCAGATTCTCAGTAGAGATCGTAATGTGTTCTTTGCACATTCCGCCCCTGGGCTTTGCTTCCCTGACAAAGCGGGTATTATGCGGACTTCCAGCCCTGTGCCATACATTGAACTGTATGGAAATGTAGGCCTGGCTCTGgctctttgccttttttttttagccttcCCGGAGCTATAAACAGTCCCATACTGTGGCTGTTGGTAAGCACTCAGAAGTCAAAGTGGTCTGTCTTACGCAGCACCCTGCCAGCTATTTCAAACTGCATATTTTGCATTCCCCTTTCGGAGCTGCTCTCCTCTCCgcttcccaccttcccaccaaACCCTCAAAAATCTCAGAGTTCCCTAATCCTTCTTGAGTTCTGGTTAGTTTTTTCCAGTGAGTCCAAACCAGACTTCAGAGTCACACATTGTGGGATGCTTGGAGTCAGGAGAAATCCTGCCCCCAGTTATTTTCCTGTTTGGCCTTGCCCTTTCTTGTCCCCTCAGAGAGGTCATTTGTAGAGCTGAAACTTCTGCCCGCCAGCATCAAATGCATGACATGGGTTTCCTGCTGTTGCctttgctgctggggctggaccTGGCTGCAGGGCCCCAGGGAGCCTCGGGCAGGCTCACAAAACCCTCATTGTTCTTCCCATTCTCCTTTGGAAACCCCAAGATGTTCTAGCTCCAGGGTCACCAGCAGGAGAATTTATTTTGACTTCTGATCCTTGGGCTGGGCTCTGCCTGTTAAGTTGTGGAGCTGGACCTTGTTCTGTTATGCCGCTCTTTCCCCTGAAGTGgccacctctccccaccctgggGACTTGCTGTAATTATTGGGGGGGGGTGATAGTAACCTAGGGAGCAATTTgggttcttttctgtttgttgccTTAAAAAGAAGGGTGATGACCGCTGGCCGCCATGTAAGCTCactgtccagttaaatattctggatttcctgGTCCTCGCATCCCGCATTTGTAGCCCTGCAGCGCCTTCAGACtgcaatactgacatcccagcaggagcacaccagatCGGATGGGAATGTAAAGTAGAAGCCAACAAACTCAGCTAAcgaaaacattaacacagaagcccTAACTAGCAACAGCATAGTAAACGCTCTGACAGGCTTAATGTTCTcgtggtgaaatacaacaatttccactaattttcttctaagaaaaaaaaattttttaatcattccctTAGGCATTTATTGGtaacaagtaataaaataaattatcatgggCCTGCTACAGGGGAAGGCTTGAGGGCTGGTTGGAAAAAACGAAGACAGTGGTGGACGGAAGGTGacagtgttggtgggattggtgttggagtatgAAATGcttataacaaatcatcatgaacaactttgtaaaccacgatgtttaaataaagtgagaaaaaaggtgggtgggatggggagatggcactgagggaaaaaaaagtttggaaactTCTATGCTATAGCCTTATCAAGTTTGCCAGTTATTTTCTCATTCAGCATTTTTGAtgttttatcctaaaatgtttgGCTCTCATTGAGCATTTAGAAAAGCTTCTTATTGGGCCTGGGCTATAGCACAGAGTTAGACACCCAACCCagcttcagttcccagcaccaagtggtcccctgagcatcaccaagtgcagCCTGGAGGCCCCCACCACTGCCCCAGTGGCCTGGCTCTAGCCAACACTATGGGGCTGAATAGCATCCTCGGACTCTTGTTTTAAACCACTCACCCCGTAGTGGAGATTGTCTGGTGGTGGctcctgggcttcctgagcatcacttgtgCCCTCCCTTTCCACcaaggccggggagggggggctagTCTTGATGCCTAGAAGATCTAAAAGAGCACTGTCCAGTGGCACTATCTGTGATTGTGGGCATGTTCTGTATTCGCAGGCCTAGATGGACAAGAATAGACTGACCAGTGAacatgtcccccccacccccctttctttATCAAATAGGGCTGTGCCCAAGTTCATGAAAAGGATCAAGGTTCCAGACTACAAAGACCGGAATGTGTTCGGGGTCCCCCTGACCGTTAACGTGCAGCGCACAGGACAACCCCTGCCCCAGAGCATCCAGCAGGCCATGCGCTACCTCCGCAATCACTGTTTGGATCAGGTGAGCAGGGTGCCaagcagggggcagggcgggggtgaaGCGGGGCACACAGCTGCTTTTCTTGAGCGTTTCAGACAGCGCATGTTGCTGCCCTCCTGACAGCATTTTACCACCCACAGCTTGGACTGTTCCGGAAATCAGGTGTCAAGTCCCGGATCCAGGCTCTACGCCAGATGAACGAAAGTGCCGTAGACTGTGTCAGCTATGAGGGCCAGTCAGCTTACGACGTGGCGGACATGCTGAAGCAGTATTTTCGAGATCTTCCCGAGCCCCTCATGACCAACAAACTCTCGGAGACTTTCCTGCAGATCTACCAGTGTAAGGATTGTTCTCTGATTTTGGAATGATGGGAGTCGGGGAAAGGGGCACCCACAGGAACCCACAGCGCCCTTTGAGGttatcccccgccccccaccccaggtgacCAGTGAGTAGCCCAACATTGATTTCCTTGTCTCTTGGTTGTGGGAGAGGTTTCTATATAACCTGCATCAGTTTCCTTAGCACTGATTCTCTACTGAAgcagtttgtctttttttggcttttttgggtcacactcagtgatgcataggggttactcctggctctgcactcaggaattactcctggtagtgcttggggaccatatgggacgctgggaatcaaacccaggtcgattatgtgcaaggcaaacgccctccctgatgtgctatcactctagcaaccccccccctttttttttggcggttttgtgtttgtttttgtttaggaggTTGCCTAACTCGGGTTGCCCAATGTGGCCAGAAGGGaccctcccagcaattctcaactATGGGTGGCTGATGGGTCCATGCGGGTCCCAAGGATACAGTGCTGTgccagccctgcagtgctgggggtcacctggccagcttggcagtgtttgggttcCTTGTAGtaccagggaatcaaaccagggccgcCCACAGGCAGGGCTGGAACCCCTATGTGAATTCCTAGGCCCCATTTTTACATTTTGATCCAGAATTTGATTTTCCCATTCCCCTCATTATTGGACACTTGCTTGGTTGTGCTGGAATGGGGGGTTGGTGCGGGGCATTGACACAGTCTTTAGTGGTGTTGCTCCCACCTACCAGCTGTTATGGCTCCCCTGGATGTCACCCTCTATTGCTCTGTTGCAGTTCTGGGGCTTCCCAGGCTGCCATGCCTGGGCCATTCCAGCACGTGAGTGAAGCCCAGAGTTGATGTGTGGCTTCCTGTTTGCCAGGCAGGTGGGTTTTGCCACGGAGGCAGCCCCCTCGCCCCTCATCCCTTCCTAGGAGCTCATTCTTGCGTGAGTTTCTAGAACTTTCTAAGGGGCTCGAAAGAGCAGGCACCAAGATCTCTCCGCCTCTGCCTTCTCCGTAGAAATTCCAGTCGCTTCCCATTTCTTAATAGGACATTTAAAATTTCACAGGTGTCATGTATTTTATCTTGCTATAAAATGAGTAAAGAATCTTTTTCTGTTacctctctctgcttctgccaGAAATACTTGAGAAAACAATACCCACAGCCCTTCTTACTTTTAAGTAAAGCTTAAAGCAAACAGTTGTCTAAATTAATGACCAAGATCAGGATTATTGCTTTCACGGCTTGTGTTTTTCTTGGCCTGGTGTGGCATTACAGCCGTGTGATTTAAATGTAGCTTCTCTCGCTGCTCAAATTTGTCTTTCGTGCTGGCGCGATGGTCTTTATTTTATGAGAAATGGAGCTGGTCtggattatttcattatttgtttcaTCCTTTCACATTTTATGAAAACCCAGGTCACATTTTCCCCCACCGAGGTATTTGTTATGTGTTGTAACCATGGTGCTGTAGAATTGGTTTGTCCTATGGAGCTGCACTGGAGTGACTTGATTTTTCCACCATGtgtcttttaaaagaaagatttgtCTAGTAAAGGAGACCAGGAGGGTGGGTTCAGcattttttcacatttctttattttatggacTTATTTCTCAAGATAGATTTTCacatctggagagacagtacaggaggtagggcacttggcttgcatgtggccaacctggttctatccctggcacctgatatggcccccaggccccccccaggagtgatccctgagtgcagacccaggtaTAAgcaccaagtactgccaggtctggcttcaaaacaaaacaaaaattggatTTTTATAATAGcctttgtatatttattatttttcctaataCTTAAAGAAATTACCAGGTTACCTGGTAAATGTATCTATTGAAATGTGTTGAACGTTTTAGCAGCTGTCTTGCCCTGTTTGAAGAAAGTTCAGGCCCATTACAAACCACAGAAGTCCCTAGGGGTACTAAACAGTCTTGACATCGAGAATAAAAGTTCTCAGTTCTGGACTGGAGACGGCTCAGTGGGCCGAGCACAGCCTTTGTAAGCAGGAGGTCGGCGATTGAGCCCAAACCACTtggttccatgagcacagagctgagagtaacctctgagcactgaagctgccacccaccccccccaaaaaaaattcgtAACAAAAGGTGAATTCTTGGCCATGAGTATATAGTCtagataagtattttttttctttaaactaaaCAAAAGTCTTAAGTGCAGACTGTTTTCAGTAATTGAAAAGGGGAAACTGGGGATTTCTCAAAAGACTtcggaaag
The nucleotide sequence above comes from Sorex araneus isolate mSorAra2 chromosome 1, mSorAra2.pri, whole genome shotgun sequence. Encoded proteins:
- the DLC1 gene encoding rho GTPase-activating protein 7 isoform X4, whose translation is MKLEISPHRKRSEDSDEDEPCAISGKWTFQRDSKRWSRLEEFDVFLPKQDPVPGSPDSSHLQSAPSHESMLTDLSERQEVASVRSLPTPAPQSRDAATPRTNSVTSVCSSGHLVGNEDSFCSLPSPKELSSFSFSLKGQEKSGKSKARSLLKRMESLKLRGSQHGKHKAPSKLIISGPVLQEGVDEEKLKQLNCVEISALNGNHINVPMVRKRSVSNSTQTSSSSSQSETSSAVSTPSPITRTRSLSACHKRVGMYLEGFDPFNQSTFNNVMEQNFKNRGNNYPEDTVFYIPEDHKPGTFPKALSNGSFSPSGNSGSVNWRTGSFHGPGHISLRRENSGDSPKELKRRNSSSSVSSRLSIYDNVPGSLLYSSSGDLVDLENEDIFPELDDILYHVKGMQRIVNQWSEKFSDEGDSDSALDSVSPCPSSPKQIHLDVDHDRATPSDLDSTGNSLNEPEEPSDIPERRDSGVGASLTRCNRHRLRWHSFQSSHRPSLNSMSLQINCQSVVQMNLLQKYSLLKLTALLEKYTPSNKHGFSWAVPKFMKRIKVPDYKDRNVFGVPLTVNVQRTGQPLPQSIQQAMRYLRNHCLDQLGLFRKSGVKSRIQALRQMNESAVDCVSYEGQSAYDVADMLKQYFRDLPEPLMTNKLSETFLQIYQYVPKDQRLQAIKAAIMLLPDENREVLQTLLYFLSDVTAAVKENQMTPTNLAVCLAPSLFHLNTLKRENSSPRVMQRKQSLGKPDQKDLNENLAATQGLAHMIAECKKLFQVPEEMSRCRNSYTEQELKPLTLEALGRLHSEESADYQHFLQDCMDGLFKEVKEKFKGWVSYSTAEQAELSYKKVSEGPPLRLWRATIEVLATPEEILKRLLKEQHLWDVDLLDSKVIEILDSQTEVYQYVQNSMAPHPARDYVVLRTWRTNLPKGACALLLTSVDHDRAPVVGVRVNVLLSRYLIEPCGPGKSKLTYMCRADLRGHMPEWYTKSFGHLCAAEVVKIRDSFSSQNSETKDPKSR